A segment of the Methanothermococcus thermolithotrophicus DSM 2095 genome:
ATAGGATAGATGAAGTCTTAGGAATTATCAATGGATACTTAGCCAGTTTATAAAATAACTGAATGCACAGCGAATAAAACCAATAATAACGTAAGTAGGCCCAGGCTATATTCTTAGATTGAAATATAATAATAAATATTATATACTCAACCTGGATCGATAGGCCGTATAAAGACAATATATGTAGCATATACATGACAATATTCAATAAAAAAACAATTGGAGGGTATATCATGAGTGAAGAATTAAATAACGGTGAAAATTCACTTTTAAAAAATCTTGAGGATGGATTTACAATTTGGCTTACTGGCCCAAGTGGGGCAGGAAAATCAACTTTGGCTTATGCTTTAGAGAAAAAATTATTGGAAAAGGGATTTAGGGTTGAGATCTTAGATGGAGATGTAATAAGGAATACACTATATCCAAACATTGGATTTAGCAAGGAAGCTAGGGAAATGCATAACAGGGTGGTCATTCACCTGGCAAAACTACTTTCAAAAAATGGTGTAATAACAATAGTTTCCCTTATCTCACCATATCGGGCAGTTAGAGAATATGCAAGAAAAGAAATTCAAAACTTTATGGAAGTTTATATCCACAGCCCCCTTGAGGTCAGAATCCAGCGAGATCCAAAGGGACTCTATGCTAAGGCATTAAAAGGAGAAATTAAAGGACTAACTGGATATGACGGGGTTTATGAAGAACCTGAAAATCCAGAGCTTAAAATTGAGAGCCATAAAATGAGCATTGAAGAGGAAGTAGACACTGTGATACGAACTGCACAGAAACTCGGCTATCTTTAAGGTGGGCCTTATGCTACTCTTCACATTTCTTGGTTTTGTGGTGGGTGTACTTGTTGGGCTAACTGGAGTGGGAGGAGGGGCATTAATGACCCCTTCTTTGATATTTTTAGGCGTTGAACCACTAACGGCAGTAGGCACTGATTTAGTATATGCATCTGTCACAAAAATATTTGGAACGATCTTCCATAGAAAAAAAGGAAATATTGAGCTAGATACTTCTTTAAAATTATTTGCGGGTAGTTTTCCAGCTATAATAATAGGCTCTCAAATTTTAAGATATGTCAATAGGGACCTTATAAACCATCATTTAACTGTGTTTCTTGGTATAATCCTAATAATAACTTCCATATTGAGTTTAAGAAAAGGTAGATTTGAAGGACGTAAGAGTCTTAAATTCTTGACTTTGATACTACTTGGATTTTTCGTGGGATTGGTAGTTCAATTCACTTCGGTAGGTGCCGGCGTTTTAGTGGGATTTATACTTGCTAACTTTACCACATTAAATCCCCGTTATGTTGTGGGTACTACAGTCTTTTATGGATTAATGCTCTCCTTAGTTAGTGCTGCAAGCCACATTAGCCTAGGTAATGTTAACTATTATTTATCACTGTGGCTAGTTCTTGGAACCATTCCTGGTGTTTATTTCGGCACCCACTTAAATTCAATTATCAAAAAAGATAAGCTTAGAAGGGTTATCAATATGCTAATCTTATTTACGGGAATGGTAACCATAGCAAGTGTGTTTAATGGGTTTAAACCCTGATACATATTTCTCTTTTTAATATCTTTTTAATTACCAAATAAATTCAAAAACTGACATTGAAATAGCAAATATAAAAATAGTGGTATTACTGGCAGGAATTTGTCCATTTAATCAAATCTAGTTTATTTACAATTCTTACATACATTGCAACCTTACCTTCATTTAAACTTTGCACTGGAGGTTAAAATAATGGCATTATGACGTATTAAAACAGGTGATAGAAAAATGGATGTTAAAAAAATATTTACTGACATCTTAATAATCGGCGGTGGAGCTGCAGGATGTCAGGCCGCAATAAGGGCAAAGGAGATAGATAAAAATTTAGATGTCCTAATAGTAGAAAAAGCCAATATAATTAGAAGTGGCTGCTTAGCTGCTGGAGTTAATGCCATAAATGCTTATTTAAATGAGGGAGAAACTCCAGAAAGTTATGTAGAATATGTAAAAAAGGAATCTTCTGGTCTTATAAGGGAGGATTTAACATACACAATAGGAAAAAGATTAAACAAAATGGCAAAAAAACTAGAAGAGTATGGGTTGCCCATTCAAAAAGATGAAAACGGTCGATACGTGGCCAGAGGAAAGCGAAGTATAAAAATTAATGGAGAAAGTATAAAGCCAATTTTAGCAGAGGCTACTTTAAAAGCAGGTGTTAAGGTTTTAAACAATACAATAGCTACGAATTATATTTTAAAAGATGAAACAGTTTGCGGAGCTTATGCTTTTTCTATAAAAGAGAATAAATTTTACGTAATAATGGCAAAAGCAGTAATATGTACAACAGGTGGGGCTTCAGGCATATACAAACCAAACAACCCTGGTGCGGCAAGACATAAAATGTGGTATTCTCCGTTTAATACTGGCGCAGGATTTGCAATGGGGCTTAGGGCCGGGGCAGAAATGACAACGTTTGAAATGAGATTTATAGCTCTAAGGGTAAAGGACGTAATATCTCCAACAGGAACTATTGCACAGGGAGTTAAAGTATCACAGATAAATGCACTTGGAGAAAAATACATGGAGAAATATGAAAATAACACTACACCAATGAGATTGTATGCGACTTTGATTGAAAATCTTGAAGGAAGGGGGCCTTGCTATCTTGATACAAGGGGAATAAGCGATGAAGATGTTCAAAAGTTAAAAGAAGCCTATTTAAGTATGTCACCAGGGATTATTTTAAAATGGAAAGATGAAAAAATAAATCCTAAAAACACGCCTATTGAGATATGCGGATCTGAACCCTATATCGTGGGAGGTCATGGACAGGCAGGATATTGGGTAGATATCAATAGAAAAACAACCTTGGAAGGATTATATGCAGCAGGGGATGTAGTCGGAGGTTCGCCTAAAAAATATGTTACAGGATGTATGGCCGAAGGCGAAATAGCAGTAGAAGCAGCAATAGAATATATAAAAAGCATGGAAAATGACATAGAAATAGACGAGCAAGAAATAGCAAAAGAAATAGATAGGGTATTCTACCCATTAAACAATAAAAAAGGAGAATTCTCTCCTGATGAAATAGAAGAAAGAATGCAAAAAGTAATGGACGAATATGCTGGTGGGATATCTTCCTATTATCGGGTAAATGAATCAAAACTTTTAATTGCAAGAGAACTGCTAAAAGCCATTGAAGAAGACCTTAGTAAAATAAAAGTTAGAAACAGGTATGAATTGATGAAATATCACGAAGTGGTAGATAGAATATTGGTTGCTAGGGCGGTAGTGGAACATTTGTTATATCGTAAAGAAACACGGTGGAAATGTTATCAGGAAAGGGTTGATTATCCTGAAATAGACGATAATTGGTTTAAGTTTATAAATTCCAAATATAATAGTCAAACGAATGACATAGAGATTATAGAACGGGAATATGAGAAATTTAATCCGGTGATCAATAATGACCATTAGGATAATAGAAGAGATATGCATAGGTTGTGGATTATGTACAAAAGTATGTCCAGGTAATTTACTGTACCAGAGGGAAGATGGAAAATCGGAAATTATGGACAAGAGAGATTGCTGGGATTGCGCAGCGTGTGTTAAGGAGTGTCCAGTAAATGCTATAGAAATGTATCTTCAACCTGAAATAGGTGGTAGAGGTTCAACATTAAAAGCTAAAAAAACAGATGATAGTATAGTATGGATAATAACAGATAATAATGGCGAAGAGGAGGTTATAGAAGTAAAGAATAAAAAAACATTTGATATGTAGTTATGAATACTGAACAGAGTGGAAGACTAAACTGTATATTAATTAGTATACGTGAATAAATCATATATACTTATATCACTATATTACAACTACTCATAGTAAACTGTAAGATGGATCAAAAACTTTATACAATCTAAGAATCAAAAGGTAAAACCAAAAAGTTTAAGAACAAAATCAAACGTGGTACAGTGGTTGAAAAGAGATTAAAGCCTTATGTGGTAATAAAGGAACTTTCTAGGAAACATGGTTTAAAAAACGAAGAAAAAATATTGCTGGGGACAGATGGAAGTATAACCAATCTTTTAGAAATACTGTTCGAATGTGAAGTTGTTGTAAAAACCATATATCAAGAAATCATGGATGACATAAATCACAGAACTGTAGTACTTGAAGTTGAAGGAATTCCATTGATCTATGCAGTATCAAAAATCCCCCTTAAGAATATTGAGGAAGATCATATAAGGGAGGGTATTAAACGAGATTTACTATCTGCAGATATCCCCATAGGCAAAATCTTAAAAATTCACAATTTAGAGACTAGAAGAGAAATAGTAAATATCGATGTTAAAGAAATAACTGAAGAAGTTCAAGTTCTTCTTAAAACCAATAAAAAAATACTGCCTCAGAGAACCTACAATATAATCCATAAAAACAAAGTCTTAATGGAGATAACTGAGGTGTTTAATGTAAGAGATTATATATAATATTAATATAAGTACTCATTCCTAAAACGACTATAATCTCCTTTTGCAACATACCTTTTTTAAGGTCGGAGTAAATATACTTAATTATAAAACATCTACATGGAGGGGGGTCAGATGTTAAGGGAAGCAATGTTCTATGAAGACATGGGGGACACCAAAGTCAAATGCAATATTTGCCCAAGGCACTGCGTAATTCCAGAGAATAAGAGGGGATTCTGCAAGGGAAGGGAAAACATAAAAGGTAAACTATATGCCATAAACTATGGTAAGGTGAGCTCTGCTGCAATTGATCCTATTGAGAAAAAACCATTGTTCCATTTCCACCCTGGTTCAAGTGTATTTTCAATTGCCACAGGAGGTTGCAACTTTAGATGCAAACACTGTCAAAATTGGCAAATAAGTCAGTATGCTCCTGATGAAATTCTTTACACCGAGCTCTATCCCAACGATATTGTACAAATGGTTTCAAAGTATGAATGTGATGGAATAGCTTATACCTATACTGAACCAACAATTTTTTATGAGCTAATGTACGATACCATCGAATCTTCAAAAAGGGATGGTCTTTTTAACGTAATGGTAACCAATGGATACATAGAAAAAGAACCATTGAAAAATCTTAAAATAGATGCTATGAACATCGACATTAAAGGAAACGAAAACTTTTACAAAGAGGTATGCTTTGCCAAACTTCAACCTGTTTTGGAGACCTGTGTTTTAGCGAAGAAATTGGGAATACATATTGAAATTACCAATTTAATAATTCCTACATACAACGACAGTATCGAAGATATAATGAATATAATAGATTTTGTAAAGAATAAACTTGGAAAAGAAACCCCACTACATTTTACTGGGTTTCATCCCGATTATAAACTACTGGATATTCCATCAACAAGTGTTGAAATACTTAGAAAAGCTAGGGAGTTGGCATTGGAAGAAGGTTTGAAGTACGTATATGTAGGAAATGTTCCGGAATATGGTGGAGAAAATACCTACTGTCCAAACTGTGGAAATCTACTGGTTGAAAGATACGGGTTTTCGGTATCCTCCAACAATCTTGACACTTCGTCAGGAGCTCCAAAATGTCCAAACTGTGGGGAAAAAATAGACATAATAATTTAATAAGTATTATTTTATGTAACTGAAACGGATAAGCTATTTATCCAGGTGGTTACTATTTTAATTTAAATACTGTAATAATTCTAAAGGTGATTTTTTGAGATACCTCCAACTTTGTACTATAGATTATGCAAAGAAAATTGTCAGGGAATCTATTAAGGAATTGGAAGATTTTGAAGAAGTTAACTTGTTTGAGGGAATAAATAGGATTCTCGGAGAGGACGTATTCTCAAATGTGGACGTACCTCCTTTTGACCGGTCAAAAATGGATGGTTATGCAGTTAAGGCTGAGGACACTTACGAAGCTGAAGAAGATAATCCCATAACTTTAGAAGTAGTTGATAGTGTAAAAGCAGGGGGATTTTCTGATATAGAAATTAAAAATGGAGAATGTATTGAAATAGCCACTGGAGCTCCTATCCCCAAGGGTGCAAATGCTGTTGTTATGGTAGAATATACCGAAAGGATTGGAAACAGGGTGAAAATTTATAGTGCAGTTTCCCCACATGAAAATATCCAATACTGTGGAAACGACATGATGGCTGGAGAGCTTATTCTAAGGGAAGGTATGAAACTTTCACCAAGGGATATAGGAGCACTTGCAGCAGTTGGAAAGGGAAAAATTAAGGTAAAGAAAAATCTAAGTATTGGACTTATATCAACCGGAAACGAGCTTATAAATCCTGATGAGGAATTGAAACCATATAAAATTTATGATGTAAATACCTACACACTGGCGTCTTCAATTAAGGAAAAAGGATGGGATTTTAAGTTTTACGGTATTGTCGGAGACAATAAGGAAGATTTAAAAAACTCCATAAAAAATGCATTAAATGAGGATGTTGTTATTTTAAGTGGGGGTACTTCTGCAGGTGTTGGGGATTTAACAAGTACTGTAATTCAAGAGCTCGGTGGAGAAATTTTAGTACATGGGATGAAAATAAAACCTGGAAAACCTACAATTATTGGAAAAGTAGGTAAAAAACTTATAGTTGGACTTCCAGGATACCCAACATCGTGTTTAACCATATTTGATGTTCTTTTTGAAGATGTTGATGGTAATAAAAAAACAATTAGTGCAAATTTCCCAATTAGATACCTCTCTGCAAAAGGTAGGGAAGAGTATCTTCCAGTTTCAGTTGTTAAAGGGCAGGATGGATATAGTGCATACCCAATAACGAAGGGAAGTGGTGCAATAACTTCATTAACCTATGCAGATGGATACATTGTTGTTGATGAAAATAAAGAGATTTTAGAAAATGAAGTTGTAGAAGTTCACCTATTTGGAGATATTAAAATTGGTTTAAGTATTATTGGTAGCCATTGTGTAGGGGTTGATGTGATACTACATAGGGGTGGTCTCTATGCAAAAACCATAAATGTTGGTTCCCTTGGTGGATTAATGGCAATTAAAAGAGGGGAAGCAGACATTTCAGGAATTCACCTACTTGGTGAAGACGGGGAATATAACATTCCATTCATAAAAAAGTACAAACTTAAGAACGCGGTACTTATAAGAGGCTATATCAGAAAACAGGGTTTTATGTTTAAAAAGGATTTGAATATCAATAGTATGGATGATATCATTAAAAATATTGATAAATATAAATTTATAAACAGAAATAAAGGAGCAGGAACAAGAATATTATTTGATAAATTTTTAAAGGAAAATGGTATTGATAAAAAAGATATAAAAGGTTACGAAATTGAGGCAAAAACACACTCTGCGGTAGGAGCTGCTGTAACTATGGGGAAAGCAGATATTGGTATTGGTATTGAAACTATTGCCAAAAAATATGGGTTGGAATTTATACCTATTGGGGATGAAAATTACGATTTCCTTATCAAGTCAGAAAAGCTGGAAGATGAAGAAGTTAAGAAATTCATCGAAACTCTTAAAAAAGTTGAATTACCGTTTAAAAAGCCTGAAAATTGTGGGGAGATTATATTTGAATGCTAATGTGTGCAGTTTTAACATAAAAGATACAATTATATTTTTTCGGCAAACAATCAAATTAGAATCTATAAAACTCTATAAGGGGCATTAAAATGCATCATTTTAAAGATTACTTATCTCATGTTGATTTTGAAAGTCTATTAAATATCGAAAAAGATAGACGTGGTGTTGAAAAAGATAGATTAGTGTTTATAGGAATAGCAAACGTTGCGTATTATCGTTGGTGTGCTATGAAATTAGTATTAAAGAGCAGAGTGCGTGAATTAGGGAATTTTAAAGCATATGTAGAAAATAGGATATATTATTCATATATCTTGGGATTAATTGACGACATACCTAAAAATGAGGAAAAATTATTGGATATCGGCGATGAAATTAGATTTAGGGACATAGATAAATTATTTAAAGAAAAAACTGAACAGTTTGTAAATATTGAGGACTTAATCACCTCTAATGAAGAAAAAACCAATAACTCCATAGAAAATTATATGTTATATGAAGCTATGGAATTATCAAAAGAATATCCCAATATACTTGGAGAGTATCTTCATGAAAAAATTGCCAAAAAATATCTTACCTTTAGATGGAATTTTAAATGGAAAGATTATGCTCTTATCGGTATGCCTGATGGGATTACTAATGATTTTATTTATGAGTTTAAAACTACTCGAAATGAGTATCTTAAAAGACATATTAGACCAGTAGCATTTATTCAAGCGGATCTTTATGGTTACTTCTTCAAAAGAAATAATAAAAAAGTCCAAATATTCGTACTGAACCAAAATGAAACTGAAACTTATAAAAATAATGTAGATAAAAACGATGCTCTAAACATTCTTAAAAAATTTAAAAGTATTGATAATGGAGATACTCCGCCACATCCTAAATCATGGAAATGCAAATCTTGTGAATTTAAATGTGTATTAAATCAAAATAATACAAGATACTTTGATATATGTGATAGTGTAAAGTATAAGAGTTTATTAGAGTATGTGGAAGTTCATAAAAATGATAATAATAATGTTACCAATAACGACTATAAACCTAAAATAGAAGATTTTTTCAAATAGAAAATGTATTTCAAAAAATTATTCTAACTTCAAAATATCTCCCAAATCCATACCCCTCATAACTTTATCTTTTATTAAATTCTCTTTCTGTTTTATTTTTTTAACATTTTCAATTACCTCATTTATTTTATCTCGTCCAATAACTACCACTCCATTACAATCTCCAACAATAATATCTCCAGGATTTACTACCTCACCACCGCAGACGATTGGGATATTAACCTCACCATTGTTTAGTGGTTTTCCAGCATTTGGAACTGTGTATTTAGAAAATACGGGAAATTTTAGGGATTTAATGTCTTCCACATCCCTTACGCTTCCATCGATTACTATCGCTATAACCCCTTTTAATTTTGCGTTTGTAGATGCTAACCCACCCCAAACTGCTGTTTTTGCCCCTTCTGTATCAACTACAATTATCTTATTTCTTGCATATTTTATTGTATTTACAACGGTTCCCCAGTCATCTCCTGAGGTTTTTACAGTAATGGCCTCTCCAAAAACAATCTTTTGGTCAGGGATAATGGGCTTAATATTTTTTAAAATCCTTGCTCCAGCATCACACAAGTTTGGAACAGATACTTCTTTTAAAATTCTCATAGTATCACTTTTATGCAAATTTAAAAACAATTGGTGTTAAAAATATATAATAGGAAGTATAAAAGTTTAAATGAAGAGTGGAAATTTATGCATGTGTTATCCATGATCGGCATAGAATATTTATTAAAGGGGGGAGAAATTATGTTATCTCTTGAAGATGGGACTTTTGCAGTTAAATTTGCAAGAAGTGTAATTAAACATTATTTGAAGGGAGAAAATATCATAGTTAAAGATTACCCTGATAAATTTGATGAAAATAGGGGTGTCTTCGTATCACTTCATACATACCCTGGGCACGATCTTAGGGGGTGTATAGGTGTACCCGAACCTATAATGCCTCTAATAGAGGCATTAAAAGAGGCTGCAATAAGTGCTGCCATTAATGACCCTAGATTTCCTCCAGTGGATATTTATGAATTGGAAAATATAATTATTGAAATAAGTATTTTAACAGCACCTAAGTTAGTGCAAGTTAGCGATCCATTGGAGTATCTTGAAAAAATAGAAATCGGAAAGGATGGTTTAATTATTGAGTTTGGCTCATACCGTGGATTGTTATTACCTCAGGTACCTGTAAAATATGGGTGGGATGTACCCCAATACCTATCAAACCTATGTATGAAGGCAGGAATATCTCCAACAGCATGGATTGAAGAGGATGTAAAAATTTATTCATTCGAAGCCCAGATTTTCGAAGAGTTAGAGCCTAATGGACACGTAGTCGAAAAAGATATTTATACGGTTGCTAATAGGGGTTAATAAACTTAATATAAATAATTCATTTTTACAGTTTTCAATATGTCAAAAGTGAGCTCCCAACGTGTTTGTTGTCAGGTGACAAACCCGTGGTTTATAGCAGTGTGCAATTTTAAGTCACTAACCAATACATTAAAATTAAATAGTTGTAGTAAATAAGCCCAATTTAATTTAACAAGGTATATTTTATGTTTAAATAAAATTTAATTGTATTCATTAGTTGAGTAAGTAATGCACACCACTATAATAGGACCTCATTAAATTTATTCATTTTTTACAATTTATAGTGCTCGACATAACAAACTTAAATATATCCTTCAAAATATGCCTACTCAACTTCGTTGAGTAGGTATCGGATTTTGGAATCACCAACGAAGTTGGTGAGCTATGAAAACCGTTAGGTTTTCGTTCAATCAAAATCTCTCGACGAAACCGAAGGTTTCGTGAGTTCGACAAAAACCAAAGGTTTTTGTGAATCGACAAATCACTTTGTGATTTGTCTCGATCAGCAAATCTTCGATTTGCTTCGATTTTCTAAAAGGTTTTGTCTTTAACTATAATTGGTGATATTGTGGTTGATATATTGCCTATTGACGATTTTGCAAATGTTAATAATATTTATACAAAAATTAAAGAAAAAATTGAAAATTATGATGGAGTTATAAGGGTTATCACACACCACGATACAGATGGATTGACATCTGGAGCCATTGTTGTAGATACATTATATCGGCAAAACAAAAATTTTCATTTAAGTGTTGTGGAAAATCTCTCAAATGAGGTTATTGAGAAACTAAGTGAAGAAGATGAGTATGGTTTATACATATTCTGTGATATGGGAAGTGGGCAAATAGATGAGCTCCTGAGCAAAAATTTTAATGCCATTATTTTGGATCACCACCCTCCTCTAAGAAAAGAGTATGAAATTAAAAATATATTACAGCTCAACCCTCATCTGTTTGGTGTAAATGGTGCAAAAGAGCTCTCTGCAAGTGGAGTATGTTATTTAGTAGCGAGGGAATTTGGGTACTATGATCTCAGTGTTTTGGCTATTACTGGAGCAATTGGGGATATGCAACATAAACCATTTACCGGATTGAATAAATTCATATTAAACGAAGGTAGAAGATATAGACATATTAAAAGCATTTTAAAAGATATAGTTTTTAACTGCTATGATTTGCCGATTTGGAAATCTATTCTTTATTCCACCCAGCCATATATAGGGGAACTAAATGGTAGGGATAAAATTTTAGAATTCTTGAATAAAATCGACATAGATCCTGAAAAAATAGAACTTTCAGGTGACGAGGAGCAGAGACTTATATCTGCCCTTATGAAATACGTCAATAAAGAAGATATCGTCGTTGATAGGTATATTATAGATCATAAAATTAACGACGCCTTTTATCTATCTGAGATTCTAAATGCCTGTGGTAGAACGGGAATGACTTCAATAGGAATTGGTGTAGCACTTGAAGATGAAGAATGCATAAAAACTGCTAAGGAGATATACGAGAAATACAAGGGGGAGTTAATTGAAGAACTAAAAGAGGTTGAAATAAAATCCTTAAATAATATAGAATACTTTTTCGGAAAAAAGGGTACTACAGGACTTATAGCTTCATTAATGGTAAAAGATAAACCTGTCTTAGGTATTTATGAAGAAGGAGAATTCTATAAAATATCTTCAAGAGGTAACAACTATTTGGTAAATAATGGATTGAACTTATCAGAAGCTATGGGAATTGCAAAAGAATTTGGAGGAAATGGTGGAGGACATAATGTAGCTTCTGGAGCTTCGATTCCAAAGGAACATTTAAACGAATTTTTGAAAAAAGTTGATGAATTAGTTGGGACTCAGATGAAAAATAACGATTAATAGGGATATTAATTTAATGATAGGTTCAAGGTGATAACTTGAGAATCTTTGATATTAAAAGAGAAACTAAAGAAACTAAAATTGAATTAAAAATAAACATCGATGGAAAGGGGGAGTATGATATAAATA
Coding sequences within it:
- a CDS encoding DHH family phosphoesterase — its product is MVDILPIDDFANVNNIYTKIKEKIENYDGVIRVITHHDTDGLTSGAIVVDTLYRQNKNFHLSVVENLSNEVIEKLSEEDEYGLYIFCDMGSGQIDELLSKNFNAIILDHHPPLRKEYEIKNILQLNPHLFGVNGAKELSASGVCYLVAREFGYYDLSVLAITGAIGDMQHKPFTGLNKFILNEGRRYRHIKSILKDIVFNCYDLPIWKSILYSTQPYIGELNGRDKILEFLNKIDIDPEKIELSGDEEQRLISALMKYVNKEDIVVDRYIIDHKINDAFYLSEILNACGRTGMTSIGIGVALEDEECIKTAKEIYEKYKGELIEELKEVEIKSLNNIEYFFGKKGTTGLIASLMVKDKPVLGIYEEGEFYKISSRGNNYLVNNGLNLSEAMGIAKEFGGNGGGHNVASGASIPKEHLNEFLKKVDELVGTQMKNND